From a region of the Streptomyces venezuelae genome:
- a CDS encoding MFS transporter, with translation MYLADRSAPASGGAKTAPDRGPVRAPAVASTVLALGTVSMITDISSEMVTAVLPLYLIAGLGLSPLGFGALDGVYNGVSALVQLTGGHLADRVRNHKLIAGIGYGLSAACKPLLLLAHSLGPISVILTLERTGKGLRTAPRDALISLSTPPELQGRAFGVHRAMDTTGALLGPLAAFLILSLTVDGYDAVFGVSACVAALGVVVLMLFVPSGGRTAQAPPQAKATATDAATTAADATATDATAVPDAGRPAPVRLRDALGLLRLPRLRNLAVCAVLLGLTTVSDAFVYLLLQRRTGIGDQWFPLLPLGTAAVFLLLAVPAGALADRIGRRTVFLTGHALLLAGYGLLLWAPDWPALPFLVLALHGMFYAATDGVLPAAVAATVPGELRATGMALVGTGQALARFGCSLAFGGAWTLWGTGPALAGAAAGLLCCAAVAGFVLRPSAPQDTRTTAPNPKPVRPPR, from the coding sequence ATGTACCTCGCGGACCGTTCCGCGCCCGCGTCCGGGGGTGCGAAGACCGCTCCGGACCGGGGACCCGTCCGGGCTCCCGCGGTCGCCTCTACCGTCCTCGCCCTGGGCACGGTCAGCATGATCACCGACATCTCCTCGGAGATGGTCACCGCCGTCCTGCCCCTGTACCTGATCGCCGGCCTGGGCCTGAGCCCCCTCGGCTTCGGGGCGCTGGACGGCGTCTACAACGGGGTCAGCGCCCTCGTGCAGCTGACCGGCGGCCACCTGGCCGACCGGGTCCGCAACCACAAGCTGATCGCCGGCATCGGATACGGCCTGTCGGCCGCGTGCAAACCGCTGCTGCTGCTGGCCCACAGCCTGGGTCCGATCAGCGTGATCCTCACGCTGGAACGCACCGGCAAGGGACTGCGCACCGCCCCGCGCGACGCGCTGATCTCGCTGTCCACACCGCCCGAGTTACAAGGGCGCGCCTTCGGCGTGCACCGGGCGATGGACACCACCGGGGCCCTGCTCGGCCCGCTCGCCGCCTTCCTCATCCTGAGCCTGACGGTCGACGGCTACGACGCCGTCTTCGGCGTCAGCGCCTGCGTCGCCGCACTCGGCGTCGTGGTGCTCATGCTGTTCGTCCCGTCCGGCGGAAGGACGGCGCAGGCCCCGCCGCAGGCGAAGGCCACGGCCACCGACGCCGCCACCACCGCCGCCGACGCCACGGCCACCGACGCCACCGCCGTGCCCGACGCGGGCCGGCCGGCCCCCGTACGGCTGCGCGACGCGCTCGGCCTGCTGCGCCTGCCCCGGCTGCGCAATCTGGCCGTCTGCGCCGTCCTGCTGGGCCTGACCACCGTCAGCGACGCCTTCGTCTACCTGCTCCTGCAACGCCGTACCGGCATCGGCGACCAGTGGTTCCCGCTCCTGCCGCTCGGCACCGCCGCCGTGTTCCTGCTGCTCGCGGTGCCCGCCGGAGCCCTCGCCGACCGGATCGGCCGGCGCACCGTCTTCCTCACCGGCCACGCCCTCCTGCTGGCCGGCTACGGGCTGCTGCTGTGGGCTCCCGACTGGCCCGCCCTGCCCTTCCTCGTCCTCGCCCTGCACGGCATGTTCTACGCCGCCACCGACGGCGTGCTGCCCGCGGCGGTCGCCGCCACCGTCCCCGGCGAACTCCGCGCCACCGGCATGGCCCTCGTCGGCACCGGCCAGGCGCTGGCCCGCTTCGGCTGCTCGCTGGCCTTCGGCGGGGCCTGGACGCTCTGGGGCACCGGCCCGGCCCTGGCCGGCGCCGCGGCCGGGCTGCTGTGCTGCGCCGCCGTCGCCGGGTTCGTCCTGCGCCCGTCAGCACCCCAGGACACCCGAACCACTGCCCCGAACCCGAAGCCCGTGAGGCCCCCCAGATGA